In Helianthus annuus cultivar XRQ/B chromosome 3, HanXRQr2.0-SUNRISE, whole genome shotgun sequence, a single window of DNA contains:
- the LOC110929263 gene encoding L-type lectin-domain containing receptor kinase IX.1, which yields MYQEACNYYSKLMGRLISILTCFFLGLIPYAASVSFNFTNITLKNSQDITISGNGAAISDDGIQVASTLTDLLGRATYIEPLHLWDNDSTELASFSTSFTFIINSYHTNNYADGLTFFLAQINADFYYRGSIGLPLDFRTNTSKYQFVAVEFDTYRNAWDPIDPDANTYVGDHVGIDINSLTSVAYRKWFSNITNGKECRALINYCAGSKNLSVSFTNYKNNLPVWETGLNYTVDLRKELPEWVSFGFSASTGTYFEKVIVRSWTFNSTKIKVSPKTNDQSSNLPPIVNGKDNTTCKVVLIAETLVLVILLAILAYFLWRRKKYDGDKEEEVGLASEMNSELEMRVTMPRRFSYHELAQSTADFAETKKFGEGGFGGVYKGFLKDLSMYVAVKRVSKTSKQGIKEYAAEVRIISRLRHKNLVQLIGWCHDKGELLLAYEFMENGSLDLHLFKGKSLLTWNTRYKIALDLASALLYLHEEWEQCVLHRDIKSSNVMLDSNFNAKLGDFGLAKLVDHEKGTQTTTLAGTFGYMAPECAGTGKATKESDVYSFGVVALEIACGQKPIKEKDEENLIRLVDWVWDLYGTGTLLEAVDPCLESNFEEEEIKRLMIVGLWCSHPDAELRPSIRQAIKVLNSEASLPLLPSKIPVASFTDFSNIGQYGLSSGIP from the coding sequence ATGTACCAAGAAGCTTGCAATTATTATAGCAAGTTAATGGGTAGGCTCATATCTATCTTAACATGCTTCTTTCTTGGTTTAATCCCTTATGCAGCTTCAGTTTCTTTCAATTTCACAAATATTACACTAAAAAATTCCCAGGATATAACAATATCTGGTAATGGAGCTGCTATCTCCGATGATGGAATCCAAGTGGCCTCCACTTTGACCGATTTATTAGGTCGAGCAACATACATCGAACCTCTTCATCTTTGGGACAACGACTCTACAGAACTAGCCAGCTTCTCTACCAGTTTCACATTTATAATTAATTCATACCACACGAATAATTACGCTGATGGTCTCACATTTTTCCTTGCACAGATTAACGCTGACTTCTATTATAGAGGATCCATTGGGCTTCCGTTAGATTTTCGAACCAACACAAGTAAATATCAATTTGTGGCTGTGGAGTTTGATACTTATCGTAACGCGTGGGATCCAATAGACCCCGATGCTAATACATACGTAGGCGACCATGTAGGTATCGATATTAACTCTCTTACTTCTGTTGCATATCGGAAATGGTTTAGCAATATAACAAATGGTAAAGAGTGTAGAGCTTTGATAAATTATTGTGCCGGTTCAAAAAATCTTAGTGTTTCTTTCACAAATTATAAAAATAACTTACCTGTATGGGAAACTGGCCTTAATTACACTGTTGATCTAAGGAAAGAGTTGCCCGAATGGGTAAGTTTTGGGTTTTCAGCTTCCACTGGAACCTACTTTGAGAAAGTTATTGTAAGATCTTGGACGTTTAATAGTACTAAAATTAAGGTAAGCCCGAAAACAAACGATCAAAGTAGCAACCTACCACCTATTGTGAATGGGAAAGACAACACAACGTGTAAAGTAGTATTAATAGCTGAAACGTTGGTTCTAGTTATTCTTTTGGCTATACTTGCTTATTTTCTGTGGAGGAGGAAAAAATATGATGGTGATAAAGAGGAGGAAGTTGGGCTCGCTTCGGAGATGAATAGTGAGTTAGAAATGAGGGTCACTATGCCTAGAAGATTTTCATACCATGAATTAGCTCAGTCAACTGCTGACTTCGCAGAGACAAAGAAGTTTGGAGAGGGCGGTTTTGGAGGAGTTTACAAAGGTTTTCTGAAAGATTTAAGTATGTACGTCGCAGTCAAAAGGGTGTCGAAGACTTCCAAACAGGGAATCAAAGAGTATGCTgcagaagtaaggatcattagCCGATTGAGGCACAAAAATTTGGTGCAACTCATTGGTTGGTGCCATGACAAAGGAGAACTCCTTCTTGCTTATGAATTTATGGAAAACGGAAGCTTAGATTTACATCTCTTCAAAGGAAAGAGCTTGTTGACATGGAATACAAGGTACAAAATTGCCCTTGATCTGGCTTCTGCTTTACTATATTTACATGAAGAATGGGAGCAATGTGTTTTGCATAGAGATATCAAATCGAGTAATGTGATGTTGGACTCAAATTTCAATGCAAAGCTTGGTGATTTTGGGCTAGCTAAGTTAGTTGACCATGAGAAAGGAACACAAACAACGACGTTGGCGGGAACCTTTGGTTATATGGCCCCTGAATGTGCAGGAACCGGGAAAGCAACCAAGGAATCAGATGTTTATAGCTTCGGAGTTGTTGCATTGGAAATAGCTTGTGGGCAAAAACCCATCAAGGAGAAGGATGAAGAAAATCTTATACGATTAGTAGATTGGGTTTGGGATCTCTATGGAACTGGTACTCTTTTAGAAGCAGTTGATCCATGTCTTGAGTCAAACTTTGAAGAAGAAGAAATTAAGCGTTTAATGATCGTTGGGTTATGGTGCTCGCACCCTGACGCTGAACTTCGCCCATCAATACGACAAGCCATTAAGGTACTGAACTCTGAAGCTTCCTTGCCTTTACTACCTTCAAAGATACCGGTGGCATCTTTTACGGATTTCTCTAACATTGGCCAATACGGATTATCAAGTGGTATCCCTTAA